The following proteins are encoded in a genomic region of Saccharopolyspora antimicrobica:
- a CDS encoding M50 family metallopeptidase: MDELVREWSAQLLDSGNAAALIAGLVSLVLVLNRTTWLPLRNVVTIAHEGGHAVVALLSGRKLNGIRLHSDTSGLTVSTGKATGPGMVLTLFAGYPAVSLLGLGGAWLVTVDLAHVMLWGCIALLAAMLIAIRNAYGVLSILVTGGALFAVSWFATPAWQALCCALLSWFLLIGGLRPISELSRKRSRGRAANSDADQLARMTGVPAGLWLVLWFLLGLVTLVLGGTWLLLMPQV; encoded by the coding sequence GTGGACGAATTAGTGCGGGAGTGGTCCGCGCAGCTGCTCGACTCGGGCAACGCCGCCGCCCTCATCGCCGGTCTGGTCTCCCTGGTCCTGGTGCTCAACCGGACCACCTGGCTGCCGCTGCGCAACGTCGTGACCATCGCGCACGAGGGCGGGCACGCGGTGGTCGCGCTGCTCAGCGGGCGCAAGCTCAACGGCATCCGGCTGCACTCCGACACCTCCGGGCTCACCGTGTCGACCGGCAAGGCGACCGGGCCGGGCATGGTCCTCACCCTGTTCGCCGGATACCCGGCGGTCTCCCTGCTCGGGCTGGGCGGCGCGTGGCTGGTCACCGTCGACCTGGCGCACGTGATGCTGTGGGGCTGCATCGCGCTGCTGGCGGCCATGCTGATCGCGATCCGCAACGCCTACGGCGTGCTGTCGATCCTGGTGACCGGCGGCGCGCTGTTCGCGGTGTCCTGGTTCGCCACCCCGGCCTGGCAGGCGCTGTGCTGCGCCCTGCTGAGCTGGTTCCTGCTCATCGGCGGGCTGCGGCCGATCTCCGAGCTGAGCCGCAAGCGCTCGCGCGGCCGGGCCGCCAACTCCGACGCCGACCAGCTCGCCCGCATGACGGGAGTGCCCGCCGGGCTGTGGCTGGTGCTCTGGTTCCTGCTCGGTCTCGTCACCCTCGTGCTGGGCGGAACCTGGCTGCTGCTGATGCCGCAGGTGTGA
- a CDS encoding serine hydrolase domain-containing protein, producing MIKRLLVGLLSAAAALTAAAPALAAAPQPGLEKWLDDYVASAMAEEQLPGAAVTVVAGGEQIINKGYGLADVEKGIPVDPDRSRFLVGSQAKLFTAQAALQLVHEGKLDLDADVNQYLSTFQIEDTYPGQPITLRHLLTYTAGFDEDHVAGMLAHHEPLAEGLAKYQPARVRPPGSGVVYDNYGTALAGHLVEIASGMPYADYVEQHVFQPLGMNDSDARCGGKGDTTAYLGDGTPTEATCGYMVPGGTGPTSTPADMGRYMLAQLTLDPRLGPGIAAEMQRQQHTEHPGLRGIGFIFEHIQHNGHPLLFKGGEMPGMNSYMLFVPELDLGINVVSNGDGKGGEGIDGIELVAALVDTYLPAKAPAPRTPIRAGVDQYTGWYQAGRTSRFSMYKVKALWRKPVHVTANGDGSIHTTGLSGGPKDWDQVEPGLFAERGGWGLIAFPEPGQLAIDGSTNVFDRIGVGGLPQLHLAMFGFGTAAGLLAVAGFPLLAAIRRVRRRPAHPRGARIARVIGWLTGAVVVTFVAWFGSLMLDEPAATTAVMEATPTLITLLVLASATIPLAALMVLGALGAWWRRWWRLPGRIAYTALTLGALSFATAALIYNFPGPPFT from the coding sequence ATGATCAAACGACTGCTGGTCGGCCTGCTGAGCGCGGCCGCCGCGCTGACGGCCGCGGCTCCGGCGCTGGCCGCCGCACCGCAGCCCGGCCTCGAGAAGTGGCTCGACGACTACGTGGCCTCGGCCATGGCCGAGGAGCAGTTACCCGGAGCCGCCGTGACCGTGGTCGCCGGTGGCGAGCAGATCATCAACAAGGGCTACGGGCTGGCCGACGTCGAGAAGGGCATCCCGGTCGACCCGGACCGCAGCCGGTTCCTCGTCGGCTCGCAGGCCAAGCTGTTCACCGCGCAAGCCGCGCTGCAACTGGTGCACGAGGGCAAGCTGGACCTCGACGCCGACGTCAACCAGTACCTGAGCACGTTCCAGATCGAGGACACCTATCCCGGGCAGCCGATCACGCTGCGGCACCTGCTCACCTACACGGCCGGGTTCGACGAGGATCACGTGGCCGGGATGCTGGCCCACCACGAGCCGCTCGCGGAGGGACTGGCAAAGTACCAGCCCGCTCGCGTCAGGCCGCCGGGTTCGGGCGTGGTCTACGACAACTACGGCACCGCGCTGGCCGGTCACCTGGTCGAGATCGCATCCGGCATGCCCTACGCCGACTACGTCGAGCAGCACGTCTTCCAGCCGCTCGGCATGAACGACTCCGACGCCCGCTGCGGCGGCAAGGGCGACACCACCGCCTACCTCGGTGACGGCACTCCCACCGAGGCGACCTGCGGTTACATGGTCCCCGGCGGCACCGGCCCGACGTCGACGCCCGCCGACATGGGCCGCTACATGCTCGCCCAGCTCACCCTCGATCCCAGGCTCGGCCCGGGCATCGCGGCGGAGATGCAGCGCCAGCAGCACACCGAGCACCCGGGGCTGCGCGGCATCGGCTTCATCTTCGAGCACATCCAGCACAACGGTCATCCGCTGCTGTTCAAAGGCGGCGAGATGCCCGGCATGAACTCCTACATGCTGTTCGTGCCGGAACTCGACCTCGGCATCAACGTCGTCTCCAACGGCGACGGCAAGGGCGGCGAGGGAATCGACGGCATCGAGCTCGTGGCGGCGCTCGTCGACACCTACCTCCCGGCGAAGGCACCGGCCCCGCGCACTCCGATCCGCGCCGGCGTCGACCAGTACACCGGCTGGTACCAGGCCGGCCGGACCAGCCGGTTCAGCATGTACAAGGTCAAGGCGCTGTGGCGGAAACCGGTGCACGTCACGGCGAACGGCGACGGGAGCATCCACACCACCGGCCTCTCCGGCGGGCCGAAGGACTGGGACCAGGTCGAGCCGGGCCTGTTCGCCGAACGCGGCGGGTGGGGGCTGATCGCCTTCCCGGAACCGGGCCAGCTCGCCATCGACGGCAGCACCAACGTGTTCGACCGGATCGGCGTCGGCGGTCTTCCGCAGCTGCACCTGGCGATGTTCGGCTTCGGCACCGCCGCCGGGCTGCTCGCGGTGGCCGGATTCCCCCTGCTGGCCGCGATCCGCCGCGTGCGCCGGCGCCCGGCGCATCCGCGAGGTGCCCGTATCGCCCGCGTCATCGGATGGCTCACCGGCGCGGTCGTGGTCACCTTCGTCGCCTGGTTCGGCTCCCTCATGCTCGACGAACCCGCAGCGACGACCGCCGTCATGGAAGCCACGCCCACGCTGATCACTCTGCTGGTGCTCGCTTCGGCGACCATCCCGCTGGCCGCCCTGATGGTGCTCGGTGCGCTCGGTGCGTGGTGGCGGCGCTGGTGGCGGTTGCCCGGCCGGATCGCCTACACCGCGCTCACCCTCGGCGCGCTGTCCTTCGCCACCGCCGCGCTGATCTACAACTTCCCCGGCCCGCCCTTCACGTAG
- a CDS encoding ABC transporter permease/substrate-binding protein: protein MPDNEVGTTPRWRAALGRAGGPLGGLVVLVVLLALLSPDFLTANNLLNVGVQASVVAVLAFGMTFVIVSGGIDLSVGSVAGLAGIVTGWAVTSAGLPLWLAVPVGLAAGALAGLASGVLITAGRVPPFIATLAMLSVARGLALVISDGRPIGVDGWLTEIGSGELFGVLPYPVLVMLAIGLITAFVLRRTYTGRAMYAIGGNAEAARLSGIKVTRQRLLIYALSGLFAAVAGILLAARLSSAQPEAGTGYELDAIAAVVIGGASLAGGVGSALGTFVGALILAVLRNGLNLLDVSAFWQQVVIGAVIAAAVLFDTVRQRRRSGRRGPGLLRTPALRRATAAVTALLVVAAGWAVYQRQNAADDGRLQIALSVSTLNNPFFVDLREGAQEEADRLGVDLRVTDASEDASQQANAVQNAIAQNVDAIVVNPVDSDAVVPSVKAANAAEIPVIGVDRAPSDGIVVTTVASDNVAGGRLAAQQLAQLVGSGPVAVLEGQPGTSAARERGQGFTEEIRNHPGIQVVASQPADFDRTRALDVMQNIAQAHPEIRGVFAANDEMALGAITALGSRAGTDVKVVGFDGTPEGLAAVQAGTESADVAQQPKLLGKAAVEQAVRAARAHDLGPGTPTNIPVQVVTRDTVEAFLRGQ from the coding sequence ATGCCTGACAACGAGGTCGGCACCACCCCGCGCTGGCGGGCCGCGCTCGGCCGCGCCGGCGGACCGCTCGGCGGGCTGGTCGTGCTGGTGGTCCTGCTGGCGCTGTTGTCACCGGACTTCCTGACCGCGAACAACCTGCTCAACGTGGGCGTGCAGGCGTCCGTGGTGGCGGTGCTGGCGTTCGGCATGACGTTCGTGATCGTCAGCGGCGGCATCGACCTGTCGGTGGGCAGCGTCGCCGGGCTGGCCGGGATCGTGACCGGCTGGGCGGTGACCTCGGCCGGGCTGCCGCTCTGGCTGGCCGTCCCGGTGGGCCTGGCCGCGGGTGCGCTGGCCGGGCTGGCCAGCGGTGTGCTGATCACCGCCGGGCGGGTTCCCCCGTTCATCGCGACGCTGGCGATGCTCAGCGTGGCGCGCGGCCTGGCGCTGGTCATCTCCGACGGCAGGCCGATCGGGGTGGACGGCTGGCTGACCGAGATCGGCAGCGGCGAGCTGTTCGGGGTGCTCCCCTACCCGGTGCTGGTGATGCTGGCGATCGGGCTGATCACGGCGTTCGTGCTGCGGCGCACCTACACCGGGCGCGCGATGTACGCGATCGGCGGCAACGCCGAGGCGGCGCGGCTCTCCGGCATCAAGGTCACCCGCCAGCGGCTGCTGATCTACGCGCTGTCCGGGCTGTTCGCCGCGGTGGCGGGCATCCTGCTCGCGGCGCGGCTGTCCTCGGCGCAGCCCGAGGCGGGCACCGGCTACGAGCTGGACGCGATCGCAGCGGTGGTGATCGGTGGCGCGAGCCTGGCCGGTGGTGTCGGGTCCGCGCTGGGCACCTTCGTCGGCGCGCTGATCCTCGCGGTGCTGCGCAACGGCCTGAACCTGCTGGACGTCTCGGCGTTCTGGCAGCAGGTCGTCATCGGTGCGGTGATCGCCGCGGCGGTGCTGTTCGACACCGTGCGCCAGCGTCGGCGCAGCGGGCGGCGCGGTCCCGGGCTGCTGCGCACCCCGGCGCTCCGCCGCGCGACGGCGGCGGTGACCGCGCTGCTGGTGGTGGCCGCGGGCTGGGCGGTCTACCAGCGGCAGAACGCCGCCGACGACGGGCGGCTGCAGATCGCGCTGTCGGTGTCCACTTTGAACAACCCGTTCTTCGTCGACCTGCGCGAGGGCGCGCAGGAGGAAGCCGACCGGCTCGGCGTCGACCTGCGCGTCACCGACGCCTCCGAGGACGCCTCGCAGCAGGCGAACGCGGTGCAGAACGCGATCGCGCAGAACGTGGACGCGATCGTGGTCAACCCGGTGGACTCCGACGCGGTGGTGCCCTCGGTGAAGGCGGCGAACGCGGCGGAGATCCCGGTCATCGGCGTGGACCGCGCTCCCAGCGACGGCATCGTGGTCACCACCGTCGCCTCCGACAACGTCGCCGGTGGCCGCCTGGCCGCGCAGCAGCTGGCGCAGCTGGTCGGTTCCGGTCCGGTGGCGGTGCTGGAGGGCCAGCCCGGCACGTCCGCGGCGCGGGAACGCGGCCAGGGCTTCACCGAGGAGATCCGCAACCACCCGGGCATCCAGGTGGTGGCCTCGCAGCCGGCGGACTTCGACCGCACCCGGGCGCTGGACGTCATGCAGAACATCGCGCAGGCGCACCCGGAGATCCGAGGTGTCTTCGCGGCCAACGACGAGATGGCGCTGGGCGCGATCACGGCGCTGGGCTCCCGCGCGGGCACCGACGTCAAGGTCGTCGGCTTCGACGGAACGCCGGAAGGCCTGGCGGCGGTCCAGGCGGGCACCGAGAGCGCCGACGTGGCCCAGCAGCCGAAGCTGCTCGGCAAGGCGGCGGTGGAGCAGGCGGTCCGCGCCGCCCGCGCCCACGACCTCGGCCCCGGCACTCCGACCAACATCCCGGTCCAGGTGGTCACCAGGGACACCGTGGAGGCCTTCCTCCGCGGCCAGTGA
- a CDS encoding LacI family DNA-binding transcriptional regulator → MGVTIHDVAARAGVSVATASRAMSGQRGVRAENRDKVLAAARELDYEPNVVAASLRSRTTHTIGMVVPRIANPFFATLVESIEKQLHDGQRSLLLANSHYDPEVEQRQVRALLDRRVDALILIPCHRERSGEVLATAAARIPVIQLDLRVDGFASSWVGVDNEAGVWQVVRHLTERGAKRLVFVGAQPTDSAAQARLDGYRRAAGDGDDVLLGDFSKEWGQRAAKLLLQRGELPDGIVCGNDTIALGVLGELAGNDVRVPQDVLVAGFDDIPYAELSRPALTTVRQPQEQIAAEAVRILDARLADDAATPRSTAITPELIVRSST, encoded by the coding sequence GTGGGCGTCACGATCCACGATGTGGCGGCGCGGGCCGGGGTCTCGGTGGCGACCGCGTCGCGCGCGATGTCCGGGCAGCGCGGCGTGCGGGCGGAGAACCGCGACAAGGTGCTCGCGGCGGCGCGCGAGCTCGACTACGAGCCCAACGTCGTGGCGGCCTCGCTGCGCAGCCGCACCACGCACACCATCGGCATGGTCGTGCCCCGCATCGCCAACCCGTTCTTCGCCACGCTCGTCGAGTCGATCGAGAAGCAGCTGCACGACGGTCAGCGCAGCCTGCTGCTGGCCAACTCGCACTACGATCCGGAGGTCGAGCAGCGCCAGGTGCGCGCGCTGCTGGACCGCCGCGTCGACGCGCTGATCCTGATCCCGTGCCACCGCGAGCGCAGCGGCGAAGTGCTGGCCACGGCGGCGGCGCGCATCCCGGTGATCCAGCTCGACCTGCGGGTGGACGGTTTCGCGAGCAGCTGGGTCGGCGTGGACAACGAGGCAGGCGTCTGGCAGGTGGTGCGGCACCTGACCGAGCGCGGCGCGAAGCGCCTGGTGTTCGTGGGTGCGCAGCCGACCGACTCGGCGGCCCAGGCCCGCCTCGACGGCTACCGGCGCGCGGCGGGCGACGGGGATGACGTGCTGCTGGGCGATTTCAGCAAGGAGTGGGGCCAGCGGGCGGCGAAACTGCTGCTGCAGCGCGGTGAACTGCCCGACGGCATCGTCTGCGGCAACGACACGATCGCGCTGGGCGTGCTCGGCGAGCTGGCGGGCAACGACGTCCGGGTGCCGCAGGACGTGCTGGTCGCGGGCTTCGACGACATCCCCTACGCGGAGCTCTCCCGCCCGGCCCTGACGACGGTCCGCCAGCCGCAGGAGCAGATCGCGGCCGAAGCGGTCCGCATCCTCGACGCCCGCCTCGCCGACGACGCGGCGACTCCCCGCAGCACGGCGATCACCCCGGAGCTCATCGTCCGATCCTCCACCTGA
- a CDS encoding M20 family metallopeptidase, producing the protein MQPDDSYLRAVSAATERAVATAAPIRSDHAGADEVLRAEVEKWVDVHADDLVALSRDLHAHPEEAFAEHRSAGQAAELLRRHGCDVEVGVGGLDTALRASVGSAGPHVAVLAEYDALPGIGHGCGHNIICSAAVGGFLAAASAVSATGGRVSLLGTPAEEGGGGKEHLARAGLFDDVDAVVMLHPFSHDIATHPFLGRRQVEVVFHGVAAHAAAQPFMGRNALDAVVATYQGVAALRQHMPSTDRVHGIITDGGKRPNVVPDRAAALFYVRSAEPGSLRDLASRIEAIAHGAASMTGCGVELNWDNNPAYLPIRHNDELAARWAEHQARRGRTSLPRGVVPEYLTGSTDLGNISYRVPAIHPMIGLGDPNLALHTEEFAAAAGGPAGDRAVLDGAVGLALTTVDYLTDAALREAVDAEFQAAGGTLDVPGYFD; encoded by the coding sequence CCGCCGCCACCGAGCGGGCGGTCGCGACCGCCGCGCCGATCCGCTCCGATCACGCCGGGGCCGACGAGGTCCTGCGCGCGGAAGTCGAGAAGTGGGTGGACGTCCACGCGGACGACCTCGTCGCGCTGAGCCGCGACCTGCACGCGCATCCGGAAGAGGCCTTCGCCGAGCACCGGTCCGCCGGACAGGCCGCGGAGCTGCTGCGCCGCCACGGATGCGACGTCGAGGTGGGCGTCGGCGGGTTGGACACCGCCCTGCGCGCCTCGGTCGGCAGTGCCGGTCCGCACGTGGCGGTGCTGGCCGAGTACGACGCGCTGCCGGGCATCGGGCACGGGTGCGGGCACAACATCATCTGCTCGGCGGCGGTGGGCGGATTCCTCGCCGCGGCATCGGCGGTGTCCGCTACCGGAGGCCGGGTGAGCCTGCTCGGCACCCCGGCCGAGGAAGGCGGTGGCGGCAAGGAGCACCTGGCCCGCGCGGGCCTGTTCGACGACGTCGACGCGGTCGTGATGCTGCACCCGTTCTCGCACGACATCGCCACCCACCCGTTCCTGGGGCGGCGGCAGGTCGAAGTGGTGTTCCACGGCGTGGCCGCGCACGCCGCCGCGCAGCCGTTCATGGGCCGCAACGCGCTGGACGCGGTGGTGGCGACCTACCAGGGCGTCGCGGCGCTGCGCCAGCACATGCCGTCGACGGACCGGGTGCACGGGATCATCACCGACGGCGGCAAGCGCCCCAACGTGGTGCCCGACCGCGCCGCAGCGCTGTTCTACGTGCGTTCCGCCGAGCCGGGATCGTTGCGCGACCTGGCATCCCGGATCGAGGCCATCGCGCACGGCGCGGCGTCGATGACGGGCTGCGGCGTGGAGCTGAACTGGGACAACAACCCGGCCTACCTGCCGATCCGGCACAACGACGAGCTGGCCGCCCGCTGGGCCGAGCACCAGGCCCGCCGCGGCCGGACGTCGTTGCCGCGCGGTGTGGTCCCGGAATACCTGACGGGTTCGACGGACCTCGGCAACATCAGCTACCGCGTCCCGGCGATCCACCCGATGATCGGCCTCGGCGACCCGAACCTGGCCCTGCACACCGAGGAATTCGCCGCCGCGGCGGGAGGACCGGCAGGAGACCGGGCAGTCCTCGACGGCGCGGTCGGCCTCGCACTGACCACAGTGGACTACCTGACCGACGCGGCGCTGCGCGAAGCGGTCGACGCCGAGTTCCAGGCCGCGGGCGGAACCCTCGACGTCCCCGGCTACTTCGACTGA
- a CDS encoding oxidoreductase, whose product MTSASNALGGVFQLTADRQVSRVGFGAMQLSGPGVFGPPADRDRAIRVLRRAAELGIDHIDTSDFYGPWVVNELIAEALHPYADDLVLATKIGAYRDHEGGWLPLNHPDALRAQVHDNLRRLRLEALDLVYLRHTVDRGIALADQLGALAELREQGLVRAIGLSNVSVEQYEEAKRHTEIAAVQNLYNVVNRTAADLLAKTAESGAAFVPFFPLGSGFAESRAREDDVLRGIAERHGATQAQISLAWLLRRAENILLIPGTSSPEHLEENTAAVDVELSEADITALNALVAEGETLEEAH is encoded by the coding sequence GTGACGAGTGCTTCCAACGCCCTGGGCGGCGTGTTCCAGTTGACCGCGGACCGCCAGGTCAGCCGGGTCGGATTCGGCGCGATGCAGCTGTCCGGCCCCGGGGTGTTCGGCCCGCCCGCCGACCGCGACCGGGCGATCCGGGTGCTGCGGCGCGCCGCGGAACTGGGCATCGACCACATCGACACCAGCGACTTCTACGGCCCGTGGGTGGTCAACGAGCTGATCGCCGAGGCGCTGCACCCCTACGCCGACGACCTCGTGCTCGCCACCAAGATCGGCGCCTACCGCGACCACGAGGGCGGGTGGCTGCCGCTGAACCACCCGGACGCCCTGCGCGCCCAGGTGCACGACAACCTGCGCCGGCTGCGCCTGGAAGCGCTGGACCTGGTCTACCTGCGGCACACGGTGGACCGCGGGATCGCGCTGGCCGACCAGCTCGGTGCGCTGGCGGAGCTGCGCGAGCAGGGCCTGGTGCGCGCCATCGGACTGTCCAACGTGTCCGTCGAGCAGTACGAGGAAGCGAAGCGGCACACCGAGATCGCCGCGGTGCAGAACCTCTACAACGTGGTCAACCGCACGGCGGCGGACCTGCTGGCGAAGACCGCCGAATCCGGTGCGGCGTTCGTCCCGTTCTTCCCGCTGGGCTCCGGTTTCGCCGAGAGCCGGGCGCGCGAGGACGACGTGCTGCGCGGGATCGCCGAGCGCCACGGCGCGACCCAGGCGCAGATCTCGCTGGCCTGGCTGCTGCGCCGTGCCGAGAACATCCTGCTGATCCCGGGTACCTCCTCGCCGGAGCACCTGGAGGAGAACACCGCGGCGGTCGACGTCGAACTCTCCGAAGCCGACATCACGGCGCTGAATGCGCTGGTCGCCGAAGGTGAAACCCTCGAAGAAGCGCACTGA
- a CDS encoding sensor histidine kinase, translated as MPQLAGLLRRIPPSIVDAGIALVVLAAHSAPFLVTTRIADPGTGWTLAQYLPVLGEALPLLWRRRAPLLVFALVVLATAAYTLNDPDTARQPVAYAALVATYTLAAAGSPRHRAWGLALLAVGAVAELSGVVLHVGAETAVHGIVMYAAAWAAGRATAHRQAHARQLERERELEAQRAAARERAAIARDMHDILGHSISLMIVQAEAGPVVVRSKPERAERAFDDIAAAGRNAMTQVRWLLGLLDRPADGGAPTADQIPTLVEGVARAGPKTSLQVSGTPRPLPPDAELAAYRAVQEALTNAIKHANAAAISVNLDWRADELLIKVTDDGRGDTGGTNGHGLDGVRERARACGGSAEFGPGPGGRGCSLSVRLPVERQSK; from the coding sequence ATGCCACAGCTCGCCGGGCTGCTCCGCCGAATCCCACCGTCCATTGTGGATGCGGGTATCGCGCTGGTCGTGCTCGCCGCCCACTCCGCACCGTTCCTGGTCACCACCAGGATCGCCGACCCCGGGACGGGCTGGACGCTCGCGCAGTACCTACCGGTGCTGGGCGAAGCGCTGCCGCTGCTGTGGCGGCGGCGGGCACCGCTGCTGGTCTTCGCACTGGTCGTCCTCGCCACCGCCGCCTACACGCTGAACGACCCGGACACCGCGCGGCAGCCGGTCGCCTACGCGGCGCTGGTCGCCACGTACACGCTGGCTGCCGCAGGCAGTCCCCGGCACCGCGCCTGGGGACTGGCGCTGCTGGCCGTCGGTGCCGTCGCGGAGCTCAGCGGCGTGGTGCTGCACGTCGGCGCGGAGACCGCCGTGCACGGCATCGTGATGTACGCCGCGGCCTGGGCGGCGGGCCGGGCGACGGCGCACCGGCAGGCCCACGCGCGCCAGCTGGAACGGGAGCGTGAGCTGGAGGCGCAGCGCGCGGCGGCACGGGAGCGCGCCGCGATCGCCCGCGACATGCACGACATCCTCGGGCACTCGATCAGCCTGATGATCGTGCAGGCCGAAGCCGGCCCGGTGGTCGTGCGCAGCAAGCCGGAACGCGCCGAGCGGGCGTTCGACGACATCGCCGCGGCCGGGCGCAACGCGATGACCCAGGTGCGCTGGCTGCTCGGGCTGCTGGACCGGCCCGCCGACGGCGGTGCGCCCACCGCGGACCAGATCCCGACGCTGGTCGAAGGCGTGGCGAGGGCGGGGCCGAAGACCTCCCTCCAGGTTTCGGGCACTCCCCGCCCGCTCCCGCCGGACGCGGAGCTGGCCGCCTACCGCGCGGTGCAGGAGGCGCTCACCAACGCCATCAAGCACGCGAACGCCGCGGCGATCTCGGTGAACCTGGACTGGCGGGCCGACGAGCTGCTCATCAAGGTCACCGACGACGGGCGCGGCGACACCGGCGGCACGAACGGCCACGGGCTCGACGGCGTCCGGGAACGCGCGCGGGCCTGCGGCGGCTCGGCCGAGTTCGGCCCCGGGCCGGGCGGACGGGGCTGTTCGCTGTCGGTGCGGCTTCCGGTGGAGCGTCAGTCGAAGTAG
- a CDS encoding sugar ABC transporter ATP-binding protein: MADDGHLELIGVSKTYPGVRALDAVDFDLRPGEVHVLLGENGAGKSTLIKMIAGAHRPDTGEIRVDGRPVRFHGPEDAERLGIATIHQEMALVPQLTVAENIYLGRPPRRFGVIDRREMRRRAAELIERMGLDLHVDAVVGELGVAHRQLVEIAKALSLDTRFLIMDEPTAVLSRAEVDRLFGIVGDLTAQDVGVVFISHLLGEVAEIGDRVSVLRDGAKVAEVPADTDPDELVRLMVGRTVDHQYPPREAEIGEVQLEVRGLTSHGVLADIGFTARAGEVVGIGGLVGAGRTELVRALFGADGYDEGEVLVGGEPIPSGDIAAARAAGLALVPEDRAGQGLVLGASVAENLGLATLSDRTRAGLVDLAGQRRAAAESVQRLRIRTAGLDQPALTLSGGNQQKIVIGKWLLAQPRVLILDEPTRGIDVGARAEIYELINELARAGTTVLVVSSDLPELLGLSDRVLVLADGRLRGELNGAEATQERVLALAVSAEHTGGESDA, translated from the coding sequence ATGGCCGACGACGGGCACCTGGAGCTGATCGGGGTCTCCAAGACCTACCCCGGTGTGCGCGCCCTGGACGCGGTGGACTTCGACCTGCGCCCCGGCGAGGTGCACGTGCTGCTCGGCGAGAACGGCGCGGGCAAGAGCACGCTGATCAAGATGATCGCCGGCGCGCACCGGCCGGACACCGGCGAGATCCGGGTGGACGGCCGCCCGGTGCGCTTCCACGGCCCCGAGGACGCCGAGCGGCTGGGCATCGCCACCATCCACCAGGAGATGGCGCTGGTCCCGCAGCTGACCGTGGCCGAGAACATCTACCTGGGCCGGCCGCCGCGCCGCTTCGGGGTGATCGACCGCCGCGAGATGCGCCGCCGGGCCGCCGAGCTGATCGAGCGGATGGGCCTCGACCTGCACGTGGACGCCGTGGTCGGCGAGCTCGGCGTCGCGCACCGGCAGCTGGTGGAGATCGCCAAGGCGCTCAGCCTGGACACCCGGTTCCTGATCATGGACGAGCCGACCGCGGTGCTCAGCCGCGCCGAGGTGGACCGGCTGTTCGGCATCGTCGGCGACCTCACCGCGCAGGACGTCGGCGTGGTGTTCATCTCCCACCTGCTCGGCGAGGTCGCCGAGATCGGCGACCGGGTCAGCGTGCTGCGCGACGGCGCCAAGGTGGCCGAGGTGCCTGCGGACACCGATCCGGACGAGCTGGTCCGGCTCATGGTCGGCCGCACCGTCGACCACCAGTACCCGCCGCGCGAGGCCGAGATCGGCGAGGTGCAACTGGAGGTCCGCGGGCTGACCAGCCACGGCGTGCTGGCCGACATCGGCTTCACCGCGCGGGCCGGCGAGGTGGTCGGCATCGGCGGCCTGGTCGGCGCGGGACGCACCGAACTGGTGCGTGCGCTGTTCGGCGCCGACGGCTACGACGAGGGCGAAGTGCTGGTCGGCGGGGAGCCGATCCCGTCCGGTGACATCGCCGCGGCGCGCGCCGCCGGGCTCGCGCTGGTCCCCGAGGACCGGGCCGGTCAGGGCCTGGTGCTGGGCGCGTCGGTGGCCGAGAACCTGGGCCTGGCAACGCTTTCCGACCGCACCCGCGCCGGTCTGGTCGACCTGGCCGGGCAGCGGCGCGCGGCCGCGGAGTCGGTGCAGCGGCTGCGGATCCGCACCGCCGGGCTGGACCAGCCCGCGCTGACCCTCTCCGGCGGCAACCAGCAGAAGATCGTCATCGGCAAGTGGCTGCTGGCCCAGCCGCGGGTGCTCATCCTCGACGAGCCCACCCGCGGCATCGATGTCGGCGCCCGCGCCGAGATCTACGAACTCATCAACGAACTCGCCCGCGCGGGCACCACGGTGCTCGTCGTCTCCAGCGACCTGCCCGAGCTGCTCGGCCTCAGCGACCGGGTGCTGGTGCTGGCCGACGGACGGCTGCGCGGCGAGCTGAACGGTGCCGAGGCGACCCAGGAGCGCGTGCTGGCGCTCGCCGTCTCGGCGGAGCACACCGGAGGAGAAAGCGATGCCTGA